One segment of Massilia sp. Se16.2.3 DNA contains the following:
- a CDS encoding cation-translocating P-type ATPase, whose translation MPPPRRQNAFARWLIPAALALVVASFAAGFLAHGDATSAALRALSVLVAACPCAVGLVLPLACSTSAGSAARNGILFRDPASLEALANAREILFYKTRTLTEGRLALSETITSPGLSESEVLYRAAQAERGIAHPVAVRSWMQPPTCR comes from the coding sequence ATGCCGCCGCCTCGCAGGCAGAACGCTTTTGCACGCTGGCTGATTCCAGCCGCGCTCGCGTTGGTTGTCGCCAGCTTTGCTGCAGGCTTCCTGGCGCACGGCGACGCCACCTCAGCAGCCCTGCGTGCATTGTCGGTGCTGGTGGCCGCATGCCCGTGCGCCGTCGGCCTGGTTCTGCCGCTAGCCTGTTCGACGTCGGCAGGCAGCGCTGCTCGCAACGGCATCCTGTTCCGCGATCCGGCCTCGCTCGAAGCACTGGCAAATGCACGCGAAATCCTGTTCTACAAGACCCGCACGCTGACCGAAGGTCGCCTTGCGCTGTCCGAGACGATCACCTCGCCGGGCCTGTCTGAATCAGAGGTACTGTACCGGGCGGCGCAGGCCGAGCGTGGGATTGCCCATCCGGTTGCCGTGCGATCCTGGATGCAGCCGCCAACCTGCCGGTAA
- a CDS encoding HAD-IC family P-type ATPase, whose amino-acid sequence MQGTTGDTRIEVARNAIWIGALLLQDTVRPDASDALAAFAEKKLTLRMVTGDSFDAACRVSSAVGLPRAQVLAACSPEHKVDILEAAGRPAVFVGDGINDSLALAGADCGISLQGATPAAVAAAGVVIASGGCIRCLPPGAMRTARSASCARTWCFRWPTTCSCWGCRPQARCRLWQRHSPCLAAA is encoded by the coding sequence ATGCAAGGGACAACAGGCGATACCCGGATTGAGGTTGCTCGCAATGCCATCTGGATCGGGGCCTTGCTACTGCAGGATACTGTTCGCCCAGATGCCAGCGACGCGCTCGCTGCCTTTGCCGAGAAAAAGCTCACCCTACGTATGGTTACCGGTGACTCGTTTGACGCAGCCTGCCGCGTTTCCTCAGCCGTCGGCCTGCCGCGGGCACAAGTTTTGGCTGCCTGCTCGCCGGAGCACAAAGTCGATATTCTGGAAGCGGCTGGTCGGCCGGCTGTTTTCGTTGGGGATGGCATCAACGACTCCCTTGCACTGGCCGGGGCCGACTGCGGTATCTCGCTGCAGGGAGCGACCCCGGCGGCGGTGGCAGCTGCCGGGGTCGTGATTGCCAGCGGCGGCTGTATCAGGTGCTTGCCGCCTGGCGCCATGCGCACCGCACGGTCCGCATCGTGCGCCAGAACCTGGTGTTTCCGATGGCCTACAACGTGCTCGTGCTGGGGTTGTCGACCACAGGCACGGTGCCGCCTGTGGCAGCGGCATTCGCCATGCTTGGCAGCAGCCTGA